AAAATCAGTTGCCACAAAAACTGTCTTGGGGTTAGAAAATATTTGCTCACCAACTAGTTTTATATCTTTTAATCCATCCAGATATTTTTGGTCTTTTGAATTTATAAAATAACTAACAATATTTTGATTGCCTTCATGTCTTCCTGATTCAATTTGCTCTAAATTAGGTTCTTTCAAAGGAATTCCTAAACCAAACGAAGCAACCTTAGCACCCTTTTGTTCTTTATTAGTGAAATACTCCGGAAATATATTTCTTAATTTATCATCTAATGTATTATAAGCATATTTGTAAACATGAGCGTTTGTAGCTATGTATAACATTAATTCATCAGAATTTTCAACTCCATTTTTTCAAGCATAATCCAATACTCAACCAGTACCAGTTGATAAAAAAGAAATTTCATCATTATTTCTTACACCATTTTCAATATTTTGAGTAACAACATTAAATGAAATTGCAAAAGAGCGATCAAATATTTTCTTATATGCATCGATTTGGTTTATTTCTAATTCTGGTTTACTAATTGCATGTTCAGGTTTTTGAAATCCTGGAAAAGTCGGTGGAAGTAAAGGAAAATTAGGCAAATGCTGTATAGTGTCACTATTATTTAAAGTACTTATTGGATCTTTTTGTTTTGATTGATCTTGTATAGTATTTTCTAAAACAGAAGGTGATGTAGTCTCTGTTTTTGTTTCATTAGAGCTTTCATTAGGTTCTTTATTAGGACGAAGATTTTGATTTAGGTTTTCATCTGTTTGCATAGGTTTTTTTATTTGCTCATCAATATTATTTGAATTACCTTTTTTGTTATTACCATTAGCACTATTTGAAATACATGATGTAGAAAAAGCAACTAATGTTAATGATAAACCAAGTAATAATTTCTTTTTCATATGATTCCTTATATTTTATGTTTATTTAATACCAATTTTATAGTTTTACCAATAATTTTATTACCTAAAATATTTTCATTTTATCTAGTATAACTATAACAGCATTTTTATATCATATAAAATATACCAAGATTTTTAAAAAATGTAATTTAATAGTTTCTTATTATTTTAAAGGATTTTGTAATTATAAAAACTTAAAAAATTCATCAAAATTCATAATATTTTCATATTATTCACTAGTTTAAAATAATCATTTTTATTTTCTAAAACATAACACAAAACTCTGAACCTTTATAAGTTCAGAGTTTTGTGTTCATACCAAATTAAATAATAAGTAAATAAAATTTCTACTTTTAGTAGTTTGATATATCAAGAATTTAAAAACCGCTTTTTTTTTTTTTTTTTTTGCAAAAATATAAGTGATAAATACATTTTATTTTATTATAAAAAAATAATATAAATTCATAAGAAAGGAAATGATGAATAAAATTAAAAAAGTTTTAGTACTTAGTTCACTAAGTGCTATATTGCCTTTTACAATTGTTTCTTGTACAAATGGAACAAATGATGGTAATGAACAAAAAAATAATCCTAATAAAAATAAAATAAAACCAGAAAATAAAGAAATTCAAAATGCTCAAGATAAAAATAAAAACATTAATGGGCAAAAATCTAGTGATACACCAAGTGCCGACACAAAATTAAAAAAAGATGAAAAATTAAATGATAAAACTAATAATATAAATAACAACAAACAAGAAGATGATATTGATATTATTGATTCAAAGAAATTAGATGAAAAAACAATAAAATTAATTGAAAATCAATATTTAGATCTTATTGAAAATAAAGTAATAAGTGAAAGTTTTTTTATTAATTCTTCAGTTGAAGTTATAAAAAAGTTAAATGTTAAAAATTATAAAAAATTTGTGCTTGAGGCGGTGAAGCAGGATCGTGAAGTGTTGAAGTATGCTTCAGAGGAGATGAAAAAAGAGTTCGGTAAAAATAGAGATATAATGCTTGAGGCGGTGAAACGGGATGGTAGTGCGTTGTATTATGCTTCAGAAGAGTTGAAAAAGGATAAAGAAGTAGTGCTTGAGGCGGTGAAGCAGGATTATCGTGCGTTGAGTTATGCCTCGAAAGAGTTGGAAAATGATAAAGATATTGTGCTTGAGGCGTTTAAGTGGTATGGCGGTGGGTTGCAGTTTGCTTCAGAAGAGTTGATGAAAAAAGAGTTCGGGAAAAATAAAAATATAATGCTTGAGGTAGTGAAGCGGGATGGTTGAGCGTTACAGTTTGCTTCAGATGAGCTTAAAAGAGATAGAGAAGTAGTGCTTGAGGCGGTGAAGCAGGATGGTAGTGCGTTGGAGTATGCTTCAGAGGAGATGAAAAAAGAGTTCGGTAAAAATAGAGATATAATGCTTGAGGCGGTGAAACGGGATGGTAGTGCGTTGTATTATGCTTCAGAAGAGTTGAAAAAGGATAAAGAAGTAGTGCTTGAGGCGGTGAAACGGGATTATCGTGCGTTGGAGTATGCTTCAGATGAGCTGAAAAAGGATAAAGCAGTAGGGCTTGAGGCTGTGAAGCAGAATGGTCTTGCGTTGCAGTTTGCTTCAGAGATGTTGAAAAAGGATAAAGAAATAGTGCTTGAGGCAGTAAAGCGAAATGGTTATGCGTTGGAGTATGCTTCAGATGAGCTGAAAAAGGATAAAGAAGTAGTGCTTGAGGCTGTGAAGCAGAATGGTCTTGCGTTGCAGTTTGCTTCAGATGAGCTGAAAAAGGATAAAGAAGTAGTGCTTGAGGCGGTGAAGCAGGATCGTGAAGTGTTGAAGTATGCTTCAAAAGAGTTGAGGGGTGATAGAAAATTTATGTTGGAGGCGGCGAAGCAGAATGGTTATACGTTGCTGTTTGCTTCAGAGGAATTAAAAAAGGATAAAGCGCTTGTGCTTGAGGCGGTGAAGCAGGCTGGTGGTGCGTTACAGTATGCTTCAAAAGAGTTGTGAAGTGATAAAGATGTTGTGCTTGAGACGGTGAAGCAGGATGGTTGAGCGTTGGGGTATGCTTCAGATGAGTTGAAAAAGGATAAAGCACTTGTGCTTGAGGCGGTGAAGCGGGCTGGTGGTGCGTTGCAGTCTGCTTCAGATGAGCTGAAAAAGGATAAAGAAGTAGTGCTTGAGGCGGCAAAGCGAGATGGTGATGCGTTGCTATTTGCTTCAGAGGAGTTGAAAAAGGATAAAGAAGTAGTGCTTGAGGCGGTAAAGCGAAATGGTTATGCGTTGGAGTATGCTTCAGATGAGCTGAAAAAGGATAAAGAAGTAGTGCTTGAGGCGGTGAAGGAGCGTTATAGTTCGTTGCAATTTGCTTCGCAAGAGTTGTGAAAAGATAAAGATGTTGTGCTTGAGACGGTGAAGCAGGATGGTCGTGCATTGGAGTATACTTCGAAAGAGTTGAAAAATGATAAAGATGTTGTGCTTGAGGCAGTGAAGCAGAATGGTCTTGCGTTGCAGTTTGCTTCAGAGATGTTGAAAAAGGATAAAGAAATAGTGCTTGAGGCGGTAAAGCGAAATGGTTATGCGTTGGAGTATGCTTCAGATGAGCTGAAAAAGGATAAAGAAGTAGTGCTTGAGGCGGTGAAGCGGGCTGGTGGTGCGTTGCAGTCTGCTTCAGATGAGCTGAAAAAGGATAAAGAAGTAGTGCTTGAGGCGGTGAAGCAGGATCGTGAAGTGTTGAAGTATGCTTCAAAAGAGTTGTGAAGTGATAAAGATGTTGCACTTGAGGCGGTGAAGCAGAATGGTTATGCGTTGCAGTTTGCTTCAGAGGAGTTAAAAAAAGAGTTCGGGAAAAATAAAAATATAATGCTTGAGGCAGTGAAGCGGGATGGTAGTGCGTTGGAGTATGCTTCAGATGAGCTGAAAAAGGATAAAGAAGTAGTGCTTGAGGCGGTGAAGCAGGATGGTTGAGCGTTGGGGTATGCTTCAGATGAGTTGAAAAAGGATAAAGAAGTAGTGCTTGAGGCGGTGAAGCAGGATTATCGTGCGTTGAGTTATGCCTCGAAAGAGTTGGAAAATGATAAAGATATTGTGCTTGAGGCGTTTAAGTGGTATGGCGGTGGGTTGCAGTTTGCTTCAGAAGAGTTGATGAAAAAAGAGTTCGGGAAAAATAAAAATATAATGCTTGAGGTAGTGAAGCGGGATGGTTGAGCGTTACAGTTTGCTTCAGATGAGCTTAAAAGAGATAGAGAAGTAGTGCTTGAGGCGGTGAAGCGGGATGGTAGTGCGTTGGAGTATGCTTCAGATGAGCTGAGGGGTGATAGAAAATTTATGCTAGAGGCGGCAAAGCGAGATGGTGATGCGTTGCTGTTTGCTTCAGAGGAGTTGAAAAAGGATAAAGCATTTATATCTGAAATTATAAAAATTAATCCATATATTATTCTTTACTCATATGAAGTCTTTGACTTTAGCTATATTTCGAATATAAGTGAATACAAAGAAAAAAATCAAAATACAATCAATTTATCAAATCTGCTTAAAAAAGCAGTACCACATACTCTAAGTGGAACTTACAAATACAAAGACCTTAAAAACCTAATAGATAAATCTAATGAAGATAAACAAAACCTAATAAGTATTTTAGTAAAAGAACCTGATTTACTAAAATATATTCCGTATGAATTTTCAAATGATAAAGAATTTATTAGTTTAATTGCTAAACAAAATAAAGATATTATAAAATTTACTTCTAGAAGACTTCAATATGATGAAGAATTTATTAATAGTATCAAAAATAACTAATTATTTTTAAAACATAACACAAAACTCTGAATCTTTATAGGTTCAGAGTTTTGTGTTCATACTAAATTAAATAATAAGTAAATAAAATTTCTACTTTTAGTAGTTTGATGTATCAAGAATTTAAAAACCGCTTTTTTTTTTTTTTTTTTGCAAAAATATAAGAGATAAATACATTTTATTTTATTATAAAAAAATAATATAAATTCATAAGAAAGGAAATGATGAATAAAATTAAAAAAGTTTTAGTACTTAGTTCACTAAGTGCTATATTGCCTTTTACAATTGTTTCTTGTACAAATGAAACAAATAATGGTAATGGCCGAAAACCTAGTGATACATCAAATAACAACACAAAATTAAAAAAAGATGAAAAACTAAATGATGAAGGTAAAGGTAATAATGTAAAAAACAACAAACAAGAACCAGAAAATAAAGAAATTCAAAATGCTCAAGATAAAAATAAAAACATTAATGGGCAAAAACCTAGTGATACAACAAGTGCCAACACAAAATTAAAAAAAGATGAAAAATTAAATGATAAAGCTAATAATATAAATAACAACAAACAAAAAGATAATGTTGATATTATTGATTCAACGAAATTAGATGAAAAAACAATAAAATCAATTGAAAATCAATATTTAGATCTTATTGAAAATAAAGCAATAAGTAATAAAGAATATTTTTTTATTTCTTCATCACTTAAAGTTATAAAAAAGTTAAATGTTAAAAATTATAAAAAATTTGTGCTTGAGGCGTTTAAGCAGGACGGTTATGCGTTGGAGTTTGCTTCAGAAGAGTTAAAAAAAGAGTTTGGGAAAAATAGAGATATAATGCTTGAGGCGGTGAAGCAGGATGGTAATGCATTGAGGTTTGCTTCGAAAGAGTTGCAAAATGATAGAGAAGTAGTGCTTGAGGCGGTGAAGCAGGATGGTGGTGTGTTGGTGTATGCTTCAGAAGAGTTGCGAAATGATAAAGAATTTTTGCTTGAGGCGGTGAAACAGAATGGTGATGCGTTGAGGGATGCTTCATATAACTTGAGATATGAGTTGATAGAAAAGATAGAAAAGTCAAGAAAAGAAAAAGAATTATGAAAAGATAGAAAATTTGTGCTTGAGGCAGAAAAGTGGAATGATGGTCGTGCGTTGCATTATGCTTCAGAGGAGTTGAAAAAAGATAAAGCATTTGTGCTTGAAGTGTTGAAGCGGGGTTATGATGCGTTGGAGTATGCTTCGAAAGAGTTAAGGGAAGAAAGAGCATTTGTGTTTGAGGTGGTGAAGCAGAATGGTTATGCGTTAAGATATGCTTCAGAGGAGTTAAAAAAAGATAGAGAAGTAGTGCTTGAGGCGGTAAAGCGGCATGGTGGAGCGTTGCAGTATGCTTCAGATGAGTTAAAAAAGGATAAAGCATTTGTGCTTGAGGCGGTAAAGCAGAATGGTCGTGCGTTGGAGTATGCTTCAGATGAGTTAAAAAAGGATAAAGCATTTGTGCTTGAGGCGGTGAAGCAGGATGGTGATGCGTTACAGTATGCTTCAGATGAGTTGCAAAATGATAAAGATGTTGTGCTTGAGGCGGTAAAGCAGAATGGTGGAGCGTTGCAGCAT
This DNA window, taken from Mycoplasmopsis cynos, encodes the following:
- a CDS encoding DUF4116 domain-containing protein; its protein translation is MMNKIKKVLVLSSLSAILPFTIVSCTNGTNDGNEQKNNPNKNKIKPENKEIQNAQDKNKNINGQKSSDTPSADTKLKKDEKLNDKTNNINNNKQEDDIDIIDSKKLDEKTIKLIENQYLDLIENKVISESFFINSSVEVIKKLNVKNYKKFVLEAVKQDREVLKYASEEMKKEFGKNRDIMLEAVKRDGSALYYASEELKKDKEVVLEAVKQDYRALSYASKELENDKDIVLEAFKWYGGGLQFASEELMKKEFGKNKNIMLEVVKRDGWALQFASDELKRDREVVLEAVKQDGSALEYASEEMKKEFGKNRDIMLEAVKRDGSALYYASEELKKDKEVVLEAVKRDYRALEYASDELKKDKAVGLEAVKQNGLALQFASEMLKKDKEIVLEAVKRNGYALEYASDELKKDKEVVLEAVKQNGLALQFASDELKKDKEVVLEAVKQDREVLKYASKELRGDRKFMLEAAKQNGYTLLFASEELKKDKALVLEAVKQAGGALQYASKELWSDKDVVLETVKQDGWALGYASDELKKDKALVLEAVKRAGGALQSASDELKKDKEVVLEAAKRDGDALLFASEELKKDKEVVLEAVKRNGYALEYASDELKKDKEVVLEAVKERYSSLQFASQELWKDKDVVLETVKQDGRALEYTSKELKNDKDVVLEAVKQNGLALQFASEMLKKDKEIVLEAVKRNGYALEYASDELKKDKEVVLEAVKRAGGALQSASDELKKDKEVVLEAVKQDREVLKYASKELWSDKDVALEAVKQNGYALQFASEELKKEFGKNKNIMLEAVKRDGSALEYASDELKKDKEVVLEAVKQDGWALGYASDELKKDKEVVLEAVKQDYRALSYASKELENDKDIVLEAFKWYGGGLQFASEELMKKEFGKNKNIMLEVVKRDGWALQFASDELKRDREVVLEAVKRDGSALEYASDELRGDRKFMLEAAKRDGDALLFASEELKKDKAFISEIIKINPYIILYSYEVFDFSYISNISEYKEKNQNTINLSNLLKKAVPHTLSGTYKYKDLKNLIDKSNEDKQNLISILVKEPDLLKYIPYEFSNDKEFISLIAKQNKDIIKFTSRRLQYDEEFINSIKNN
- a CDS encoding MIP family Ig-specific serine endopeptidase — translated: MKKKLLLGLSLTLVAFSTSCISNSANGNNKKGNSNNIDEQIKKPMQTDENLNQNLRPNKEPNESSNETKTETTSPSVLENTIQDQSKQKDPISTLNNSDTIQHLPNFPLLPPTFPGFQKPEHAISKPELEINQIDAYKKIFDRSFAISFNVVTQNIENGVRNNDEISFLSTGTGWVLDYAWKNGVENSDELMLYIATNAHVYKYAYNTLDDKLRNIFPEYFTNKEQKGAKVASFGLGIPLKEPNLEQIESGRHEGNQNIVSYFINSKDQKYLDGLKDIKLVGEQIFSNPKTVFVATDFFDKKTNEDLLKKHSNYQPDFDGIQRIGKDFAVFAIKVKFGELTRQAQTDQNLKKLLDHIKNGINSIKNDVTLFSSKQYPNHDKLKIPYISYDYYSIYSHKDQYKDFNNKKDILSPNAKRIYIAGFPSDNDNANNQYFWKNYPKGTKIQDTAFTRRSFLNSAEVNNLLDEKTISYGIGVQGQVQNSSLYYGASGSLAINEFGMPVGIYSSISSKTNDIKDTSNWGAFTFLVQNSNDPFYGPEHNLIDASDKTLYPHQEKSYRQNLKVLAQQDDFFKDFSKTALFESGI
- a CDS encoding DUF4116 domain-containing protein — protein: MMNKIKKVLVLSSLSAILPFTIVSCTNETNNGNGRKPSDTSNNNTKLKKDEKLNDEGKGNNVKNNKQEPENKEIQNAQDKNKNINGQKPSDTTSANTKLKKDEKLNDKANNINNNKQKDNVDIIDSTKLDEKTIKSIENQYLDLIENKAISNKEYFFISSSLKVIKKLNVKNYKKFVLEAFKQDGYALEFASEELKKEFGKNRDIMLEAVKQDGNALRFASKELQNDREVVLEAVKQDGGVLVYASEELRNDKEFLLEAVKQNGDALRDASYNLRYELIEKIEKSRKEKELWKDRKFVLEAEKWNDGRALHYASEELKKDKAFVLEVLKRGYDALEYASKELREERAFVFEVVKQNGYALRYASEELKKDREVVLEAVKRHGGALQYASDELKKDKAFVLEAVKQNGRALEYASDELKKDKAFVLEAVKQDGDALQYASDELQNDKDVVLEAVKQNGGALQHASKELREEFGKNRDIMLEAVKRNGFALQFASEELKKDREVVLEGVKQDGFVLRYASQELKKDREIVLEAVKRNGYALQFASEELKKDKAVGLETVMQDYNALEVVSEELKKDREFISEIIKINPYIIFSFIDGPGKIQLDNSLLNILYSYETLNFIDFNYIANISKDKKENQNTFNLSNLLKKAAAHTIGRRTYKYKDLKNLIDNSNEDKQNLISILVKEPDLLKYIPYQFSNDKEFISLIAKQNKDIIKFASRILQYDEEFINSIKNN